In Lonchura striata isolate bLonStr1 chromosome 32, bLonStr1.mat, whole genome shotgun sequence, a single window of DNA contains:
- the LOC144247731 gene encoding uncharacterized protein LOC144247731 produces MARCRLSPAPSGPLQPSRTAAAGLQLKGCFRAIDPGCSEDEIENLALGYEDGLKEKPREEQLRKGFCLSGAIVLLQKEQLSPCSPEELRRSEKQLSRQQSQQTGNNCQVSVGGVFQNLTLSSQTRVVVIEQRSEHFSWKTIWNYNTGIIATKLVQQNTCYISVMNRNEMPSFENLLQLASQNRNQISLGRPTKKITFVTNGLVNNLNSYGIEIAAMCSGLTTYMAYEVHSESLHVPQENPGSCITLDVLRIVELKYCNGNGNWNGNIPPQQIPGGIFNNTQGSISNHTQVIIGGQSQIVTINRQWRVAIIEQRSFSGSWKTVWNYNTGVIATKVTQQNTCYISIMNRSEMPRFDNLARLAEESRNQIGHGRPTKKITFVTNGLVSNLQSYGSDVFSMCSGLTTYMAYEVHGVQVNLGSCITLDVLRVVDLKYCTGNGNGQSQQIPGDIFNNTQGSIFNHTQVIIGGQSQIVTINRQWRVAIIEQSSFSGSWKTVWNYNTGVIATKVTQQNTCYISIMNRNEMPSFNNLAHLAEESRNQISLGRPTKKITFVTNGLVSNLQSYGSDVFSMCSGLTTYMAYEVHGVQVNLGSCITLDVLRVVDLKYCTGNGNGQSQQIPGGIFNHTQGSISNHTQVIIGGQSQIVTINRQWHVAIIEQRSFSGSWKTVWNYNTGVIATKVTQQNTCYISIMNRNEMPSFNNLARLAEESRNQIGHGRPTKKITFVTNGLVSNLQSYGSDVFSMCSGLTTYMAYEVHGVQVNLGSCITLDVLRVVDLKYCTGNGNGQSQQIPGDIFNNTQGSIFNHTQVIIGGQSQIVTINRQWRVAIIEQRSFSGSWKTVWNYNTGVIATKVTQQNTCYISIMNRNEMPSFNNLAHLAEESRNQISLGRPTKKITFVTNGLVSNLQSYGSDVFSMCSGLTTYMAYEVHGVQVNLGSCITFDVLRVVDLKYCTGNGNGQSQQIAGGIFNHTQGSISNHTQVIIGGQSQIVTINRQWRVAIIEQRSFSGSWKTVWNYNTGVIATKVTQQNTCYISIMNRNEMPSFNNLARLAEESRNQIGHGRPTKKITFVTNGLVSNLQSYGSDVFSMCSGLTTYMAYEVHGVQVNLGSCITLDVLRVVDLKYCTGNGNGQSQQIPGGEGNTQVIIGGQSQIVTINRQWHVAIIEKKAGIGSWKTIWNYNTGIIVTKVTQQNTCYISTMNRNEMPNFNNLAHLAQESKNQLGFGRPTKKITFVTNGLVNNLQSYGSDVFSMCSGLTTYMAYEVHGVQVNLGSCITLDVLRVVDLKYCTGNGNGQSQQIPGGEGNTQVIIGGQSQIVTVNRQWHVAIIEKKAGIGSWKTIWNYNTGIIVTKVTQQNTCYISTMNRNEMPNFNNLAHLAQESKNQIGHGRPTRKITFVTNGLVSNLQSYGSDVFSMCSGLTTYMAYEVHGHQVNLGSCITLDVLRVVDLKYCTGNGNGQSQQIPGGEGNTQVIIGGQSQIVTINRQWHVAIIEKKAGIGSWKTIWNYNTGIIVTKVTQQNTCYISTMNRNEMPSFNNLAHLAQESKNQISLGRPTKKITFVTNGLVSNLQSYGSDVFSMCSGLTTYMAYEVHGVQVNLGSCITLDVLRVVDLKYCTGNGNGQSQQIPGGIFNNTQGSIFNNTQVIIGGQSQIVTINRQWRVAIIEQRSFSGSWKTVWNYNTGIIATKVVQERTCYISTMNRHEMPTFDALVQYASENRNQISLGRPTKKITFVTNGLVSNLQSYGSDVFSMCSGLTTYMAYEVHGECKQRNSVSE; encoded by the exons ATGGCCCGCTGCCGCCTCAGCCCCGCTCCCTCCGGCCCTCTCCAGCCGTCCCGCACCGCA GCTGCTGGATTACAGCTAAAAGGTTGTTTCCGTGCCATAGACCCGGGTTGCTCAGAGGATGAAATTGAAAACTTGGCATTGGGCTATGAAGACGGTCTCAAGGAGAAGCCACgggaggaacagctgagg aaGGGCTTCTGCCTCTCTGGGGCCATTGTGCTcctgcagaaggagcagctgagccccTGCTCCCCAGAGGAGCTGAGGAG GTCTGAGAAACAGCTCTCGAGACAGCAA TCTCAGCAGACGGGTAACAACTGCCAGGTCTCTGTTGGTGGCGTTTTCCAAAATCTGACTCTCAGTAGCCAAACACGTGTGGTGGTTATTGAACAAAGGAGCGAGCACTTCTCATGGAAAACCATCTGGAACTACAACACA GGCATCATTGCAACCAAATTGGTGCAACAGAACACCTGCTACATTTCTGTCATGAACAGAAATGAGATGCCCAGCTTTGAAAATCTGCTCCAACTGGCTTCACAGAACAGG AACCAGATCAGTCTTGGGAGACCTACCAAGAAGATCACCTTTGTCACCAATGGATTGGTCAACAACCTCAACTCCTACGGAATAGAAATTGCGGCTATGTGCAGTGGACTCACCACCTACATGGCTTATGAAGTTCACAGTGAGT CTTTGCATGTACCCCAGGAGAATCCTGGATCATGCATTACCCTTGATGTCCTAAGAATTGTGGAGCTGAAGTACTGCAATGGCAATGGCAATTGGAATGGCAATATCCCG CCTCAGCAGATCCCCGGTGGCATCTTCAACAACACGCAAGGCAGCATCTCCAACCACACCCAAGTCATCATTGGTGGCCAGTCCCAAATTGTGACCATCAACAGGCAATGGCGTGTGGCAATCATTGAGCAAAGGAGCTTCAGCGGGTCCTGGAAAACCGTCTGGAACTACAACACG ggCGTCATTGCAACCAAAGTCACGCAACAGAACACCTGCTACATTTCCATCATGAACAGAAGCGAGATGCCCCGCTTTGATAACCTGGCCCGCCTGGCTGAAGAGAGCAGG AACCAGATCGGCCATGGAAGACCTACCAAGAAGATCACCTTTGTCACCAATGGATTGGTCAGCAACCTCCAGTCTTATGGATCAGATGTCTTCTCTATGTGCAGTGGACTAACCACCTACATGGCTTATGAGGTTCATG GAGTCCAAGTCAATCTGGGATCATGCATTACCCTCGATGTCCTGCGAGTTGTGGATCTGAAGTACTGCACTGGCAATGGCAATGGACAA TCCCAGCAGATTCCCGGTGACATCTTCAACAACACGCAAGGCAGCATCTTCAACCACACCCAAGTCATCATTGGTGGCCAGTCCCAAATTGTGACCATCAATAGGCAATGGCGTGTGGCAATCATTGAGCAAAGCAGCTTCAGTGGGTCCTGGAAAACCGTCTGGAACTACAACACA ggTGTCATTGCAACCAAAGTCACACAACAGAACACCTGCTACATTTCCATCATGAACAGAAACGAGATGCCCAGCTTCAACAATCTGGCCCACCTGGCTGAAGAGAGCAGG AACCAGATCAGTCTTGGAAGACCTACCAAGAAGATTACCTTTGTCACCAATGGATTGGTCAGTAACCTCCAGTCTTATGGGTCAGATGTCTTCTCTATGTGCAGTGGACTCACCACCTACATGGCTTATGAAGTTCATG GAGTCCAAGTCAATCTGGGATCATGCATTACCCTCGATGTCCTGCGAGTTGTGGATCTGAAGTACTGCACTGGCAATGGCAATGGACAA TCTCAGCAGATTCCCGGTGGCATCTTCAACCACACACAAGGCAGCATCTCCAACCACACCCAAGTCATCATTGGTGGCCAGTCCCAAATTGTGACCATCAACAGGCAATGGCATGTGGCAATCATTGAGCAAAGGAGCTTCAGTGGGTCCTGGAAAACCGTCTGGAACTACAACACG GGTGTCATTGCAACCAAAGTCACACAACAGAACACCTGCTACATTTCCATCATGAACAGAAATGAGATGCCCAGCTTCAATAATCTGGCCCGCCTGGCTGAAGAGAGCAGG AACCAGATCGGCCATGGAAGACCTACCAAGAAGATCACCTTTGTCACCAATGGATTGGTCAGCAACCTCCAGTCTTATGGATCAGATGTCTTCTCTATGTGCAGTGGACTAACCACCTACATGGCTTATGAGGTTCATG GAGTCCAAGTCAATCTGGGATCATGCATTACCCTCGATGTCCTGCGAGTTGTGGATCTGAAGTACTGCACTGGCAATGGCAATGGACAA TCCCAGCAGATTCCCGGTGACATCTTCAACAACACGCAAGGCAGCATCTTCAACCACACCCAAGTCATCATTGGTGGCCAGTCCCAAATTGTGACCATCAATAGGCAATGGCGTGTGGCAATCATTGAGCAAAGGAGCTTCAGCGGGTCCTGGAAAACCGTCTGGAACTACAACACG ggTGTCATTGCAACCAAAGTCACACAACAGAACACCTGCTACATTTCCATCATGAACAGAAACGAGATGCCCAGCTTCAACAATCTGGCCCACCTGGCTGAAGAGAGCAGG AACCAGATCAGTCTTGGAAGACCTACCAAGAAGATTACCTTTGTCACCAATGGATTGGTCAGTAACCTCCAGTCTTATGGGTCAGATGTCTTCTCTATGTGCAGTGGACTCACCACCTACATGGCTTATGAAGTTCATG GAGTCCAAGTCAATCTGGGATCATGCATTACCTTCGATGTCCTGCGAGTTGTGGATCTGAAGTACTGCACTGGCAATGGCAATGGACAA TCTCAGCAGATTGCCGGTGGCATCTTCAACCACACACAAGGCAGCATCTCCAACCACACCCAAGTCATCATTGGTGGCCAGTCCCAAATTGTGACCATCAACAGGCAATGGCGTGTGGCAATCATTGAGCAAAGGAGCTTCAGCGGGTCCTGGAAAACCGTCTGGAACTACAACACA ggTGTCATTGCAACCAAAGTCACACAACAGAACACCTGCTACATTTCCATCATGAACAGAAATGAGATGCCCAGCTTCAATAATCTGGCCCGCCTGGCTGAAGAGAGCAGG AACCAGATCGGCCATGGAAGACCTACCAAGAAGATCACCTTTGTCACCAATGGATTGGTCAGCAACCTCCAGTCTTATGGATCAGATGTCTTCTCTATGTGCAGTGGACTAACCACCTACATGGCTTATGAGGTTCATG GAGTCCAAGTCAATCTGGGATCATGCATTACCCTCGATGTCCTGCGAGTTGTGGATCTGAAGTACTGCACTGGCAATGGCAATGGACAA TCTCAGCAGATTCCTGGTGGTGAGGGCAACACCCAAGTCATCATTGGTGGCCAGTCCCAAATTGTGACCATCAACAGGCAATGGCATGTGGCAATCATTGAGAAAAAGGCTGGCATTGGATCCTGGAAAACCATCTGGAATTACAACACG GGCATCATTGTTACCAAAGTCACACAACAGAACACCTGCTACATTTCCACCATGAACAGAAATGAGATGCCCAACTTCAATAATTTGGCCCACCTGGCACAAGAAAGCAAG AACCAGCTTGGTTTTGGAAGACCGACAAAGAAGATCACCTTTGTCACCAATGGATTGGTCAACAACCTCCAGTCTTATGGATCAGATGTCTTCTCTATGTGCAGTGGACTCACCACCTACATGGCTTATGAGGTTCATG GAGTCCAAGTCAATCTGGGATCATGCATTACCCTCGATGTCCTGCGAGTTGTGGATCTGAAGTACTGCACTGGCAATGGCAATGGACAA TCTCAGCAGATTCCTGGTGGTGAGGGCAACACCCAAGTCATCATTGGTGGCCAGTCCCAAATTGTGACCGTCAACAGGCAATGGCATGTGGCAATCATTGAGAAAAAGGCTGGCATTGGATCCTGGAAAACCATCTGGAACTACAACACG GGCATCATTGTTACCAAAGTCACACAACAGAACACCTGCTACATTTCCACCATGAACAGAAATGAGATGCCCAACTTCAATAATTTGGCCCACCTGGCACAAGAAAGCAAG AACCAGATCGGTCATGGAAGACCTACCAGGAAGATCACCTTTGTCACCAATGGATTGGTCAGCAACCTCCAGTCTTATGGATCAGATGTCTTCTCTATGTGCAGTGGACTCACCACCTACATGGCTTATGAGGTTCATG GACACCAAGTCAATCTGGGATCATGCATTACCCTCGATGTCCTGCGAGTTGTGGATCTGAAGTACTGCACTGGCAATGGCAATGGACAA TCTCAGCAGATTCCTGGTGGTGAGGGCAACACCCAAGTCATCATTGGTGGCCAGTCCCAAATTGTGACCATCAACAGGCAATGGCATGTGGCAATCATTGAGAAAAAGGCTGGCATTGGATCCTGGAAAACCATCTGGAATTACAACACG GGCATCATTGTTACCAAAGTCACACAACAGAACACCTGCTACATTTCCACCATGAACAGAAATGAGATGCCCAGCTTCAATAATTTGGCCCACCTGGCACAAGAAAGCAAG AACCAGATCAGTCTTGGGAGACCTACCAAGAAGATCACCTTTGTCACCAATGGATTGGTCAGCAACCTCCAGTCTTATGGATCAGATGTCTTCTCTATGTGCAGTGGACTCACCACCTACATGGCTTATGAGGTTCATG GAGTCCAAGTCAATCTGGGATCATGCATTACCCTCGATGTCCTGCGAGTTGTGGATCTGAAGTACTGCACTGGCAATGGCAATGGACAA TCTCAGCAGATTCCTGGAGGCATCTTCAACAACACACAGGGCAGCATCTTCAACAACACCCAAGTCATCATTGGTGGCCAGTCCCAAATTGTGACCATCAACAGGCAATGGCGTGTGGCAATCATTGAGCAAAGGAGCTTCAGCGGGTCCTGGAAAACCGTCTGGAACTACAACACG GGCATCATTGCAACCAAAGTGGTGCAGGAGAGAACGTGCTACATTTCCACCATGAACAGACATGAGATGCCCACCTTTGATGCCCTCGTCCAATATGCTTCAGAGAACAGG AACCAGATCAGTCTTGGGAGACCTACCAAGAAGATCACCTTTGTCACCAATGGATTGGTCAGCAACCTCCAGTCTTATGGATCAGATGTCTTCTCTATGTGCAGCGGACTCACCACCTACATGGCTTATGAGGTTCATGGTGAGTGCAAGCAAAGGAATTCTGTCTCTGAGTGA